A stretch of Arachis hypogaea cultivar Tifrunner chromosome 15, arahy.Tifrunner.gnm2.J5K5, whole genome shotgun sequence DNA encodes these proteins:
- the LOC114925298 gene encoding uncharacterized protein, with product MDPNVPAQLFEYDKCFEQYGCDYTFYDYNHPEELPLELKHSFNIVMADPPYLNMDPNVPAKLFEYDKRFEQYGCDYTFYDYNHPEELPLELKYSFKIVVADPPYLVEELFFRIFQK from the exons ATGGATCCTAATGTTCCTGCACAACTTTTTGAGTATGACAAATGTTTTGAGCAGTACGGATGTGATTACACATTTTATGACTACAATCACCCTGAGGAGTTGCCACTGGAGTTGAAGCATTCCTTCAACATAGTAATGGCAGATCCTCCTTATTTG AACATGGATCCTAATGTTCCTGCAAAACTTTTTGAGTATGACAAACGTTTTGAGCAGTACGGATGTGATTACACATTTTATGACTACAATCACCCTGAGGAGTTGCCACTGGAGTTGAAGTATTCCTTCAAAATAGTAGTGGCAGATCCTCCTTACTTG